In one window of Pseudoalteromonas espejiana DSM 9414 DNA:
- a CDS encoding alkaline phosphatase: MKIKKIAAAVGLTFMLSTASHADILPQSQTDNSWYTNAQTTLATKTSLAQNEQATKAKNVILFVGDGMGVSTLTAARILQGQRAGQLGEEGYLSFEEFPYSAQVKTYNVDAQTPDSAGTMTAMISGVKTDVGVIGVNENIERGVCSSAAGNELLTATELAEIKGLATGVISTARITHATPAATYAKSADRNWEDISDMPEGSEACEDIASQLVNFEKNLEERYVGTDVDGLDFVMGGGRRHFLPKDEAANSADAVSTVEGDRTDERNLVTEWQTQYPDATYVMDQTGFDAIADDATKVFGLFNESHMQYEADRANDVAGEPSLSEMTSKAIDVLGKNENGFFLTVESGRIDHAHHAGNAYNALNDTIEFAKAVQAAVDNTNPEETLILVTADHSHVFTIAGYPKRGNPILGQVVAVGETTPSLAADDMPYTTVGYANGLGFRNLVDETDADAAYLTGPEAGRVELTGVDTTTPGFHQETTVPLGSETHAGEDISLHAKGPGAQLAQGVIEQNVVFHLINQALELTQQ; encoded by the coding sequence ATGAAAATTAAAAAAATTGCTGCGGCAGTTGGCTTAACGTTTATGTTAAGCACAGCAAGCCATGCCGATATACTGCCACAAAGCCAAACTGATAATAGTTGGTATACCAATGCCCAAACCACGCTCGCCACAAAAACATCACTTGCACAAAACGAGCAAGCTACAAAAGCTAAAAACGTTATTTTGTTTGTAGGCGACGGTATGGGTGTATCTACCCTTACTGCAGCACGTATTTTACAAGGCCAAAGAGCAGGCCAGCTAGGTGAAGAAGGTTATTTAAGCTTTGAAGAGTTCCCATACTCGGCGCAAGTAAAAACGTATAACGTAGATGCACAAACACCTGATTCTGCAGGCACAATGACCGCGATGATCTCAGGCGTTAAAACCGATGTAGGCGTTATTGGTGTAAACGAAAATATAGAACGCGGCGTATGTTCAAGCGCTGCGGGCAACGAGCTTTTAACAGCCACAGAGCTTGCTGAAATTAAAGGCTTAGCAACCGGTGTTATTTCAACGGCGCGAATTACTCACGCTACACCTGCGGCAACGTATGCTAAATCGGCAGACCGAAACTGGGAAGATATCTCAGACATGCCAGAGGGCTCAGAGGCGTGTGAAGATATTGCCTCGCAGCTGGTAAATTTTGAAAAAAACCTAGAAGAGCGCTATGTAGGTACTGATGTAGATGGCCTTGATTTTGTAATGGGTGGTGGCCGTCGTCACTTTTTACCAAAAGATGAAGCGGCTAACTCAGCTGATGCAGTAAGCACAGTAGAGGGCGATCGTACTGATGAACGTAACCTAGTTACCGAGTGGCAAACACAATACCCAGATGCAACGTATGTGATGGATCAAACAGGTTTTGATGCTATTGCTGATGACGCCACTAAAGTATTTGGCTTATTTAACGAATCGCACATGCAATACGAAGCCGACCGCGCAAACGATGTAGCGGGCGAGCCTTCATTAAGTGAAATGACTAGCAAAGCAATTGATGTATTAGGTAAAAACGAAAATGGTTTTTTCTTAACGGTTGAATCTGGCCGTATTGACCACGCACACCACGCGGGCAATGCTTATAACGCACTTAACGACACCATCGAATTTGCCAAAGCAGTACAAGCTGCGGTAGATAACACCAACCCAGAAGAAACCCTTATTTTAGTAACCGCCGATCACAGCCACGTGTTTACTATTGCTGGCTACCCTAAACGCGGTAACCCAATTTTAGGCCAAGTAGTTGCCGTTGGCGAAACCACACCAAGCCTTGCTGCCGACGACATGCCTTACACAACAGTGGGCTACGCAAATGGTTTAGGGTTTAGAAACTTAGTTGATGAAACAGATGCCGATGCTGCTTATTTAACAGGCCCAGAAGCTGGACGTGTTGAGCTTACAGGCGTTGATACTACGACTCCTGGTTTTCACCAAGAAACAACAGTACCCCTTGGCTCAGAAACCCATGCCGGTGAAGATATTTCGCTGCATGCAAAAGGCCCTGGCGCACAGCTAGCTCAAGGCGTAATTGAGCAAAACGTAGTATTTCATTTAATTAATCAAGCTCTTGAACTAACTCAGCAATAA